The following are encoded together in the Mastacembelus armatus chromosome 6, fMasArm1.2, whole genome shotgun sequence genome:
- the trhr2 gene encoding thyrotropin releasing hormone receptor 2, whose protein sequence is MTINISSRIDTPTNISLSPSISVHESLEYKTVSVFLVLLVCGVGIVGNIMVVLVVLTTRHMKTPTNCYLVSLAIADLTVLVAAGLPNVSDSLRGTWVFGHAGCLGITYFQYLGINVSSCSITAFTVERYIAICHPLKAQTVCTVSRAKRIIGGVWIFTCVYCMLWIFLVDIQVSQDGHVQCGYKVKRELYLPIYLIDFAIFYVIPLLLAIVLYGLIARILFLSPLPNHLDTSATTLHRSFREASEAGKAGRQIRPKAVLSSRKQVTKMLAVVVILFALLWMPYRTLVLINSFVSTPYLDAWFLLFCRTCIYANSAINPVIYNAMSQKFRSAFRGLYRCQRPEGTQRMLSLIQTGFSTVRDPQTFQPNSSGTNEKSRRATLNSSTNVTSKQNGSGHPETVTGKKVDHHPDSPATFNFAVGLVEISPSYNEELNQRSNCADRHTTNNEEDNI, encoded by the exons ATGACCATCAACATTAGCTCCAGAATTGACACCCCAACAAACATCTCTCTGAGTCCCAGCATTTCTGTTCATGAGTCATTAGAGTACAAGACAGTGTCAGTGTTCCTGGTCCTGCTGGTGTGTGGCGTGGGCATTGTAGGAAACATCATGGTGGTCCTCGTGGTCCTCACCACACGCCACATGAAGACACCCACCAACTGTTACCTGGTCAGCCTAGCCATAGCTGATCTGACAGTGCTGGTGGCAGCGGGGCTGCCCAATGTGTCGGACAGCCTAAGAGGAACGTGGGTTTTTGGCCATGCCGGCTGCCTGGGGATCACCTACTTTCAGTACCTGGGTATAAATGTGTCCTCCTGCTCCATCACTGCCTTCACTGTGGAGAG GTACATAGCTATCTGCCATCCATTGAAGGCTCAGACAGTGTGTACGGTGTCCCGGGCCAAGCGGATCATTGGTGGCGTGTGGATTTTCACCTGTGTATACTGCATGCTGTGGATTTTCCTAGTGGACATTCAG GTCAGCCAGGATGGACATGTGCAGTGTGGCTACAAAGTGAAACGGGAGCTCTACCTGCCCATCTACCTCATCGACTTTGCCATTTTCTATGTCATCCCACTTCTTCTCGCCATCGTGCTGTACGGCCTGATAGCACGGATACTCTTTCTCAG CCCCCTGCCCAACCATCTTGACACCAGTGCCACTACACTGCATCGGAGCTTTAGGGAAGCCTCTGAAGCAGGAAAGGCTGGCCGCCAGATCCGACCAAAGGCTGTGCTCTCCTCCAGGAAACAG GTGACTAAGATGCTGGCAGTAGTGGTGATCCTATTTGCACTACTGTGGATGCCCTACCGGACATTAGTTCTGATCAACTCTTTTGTGTCCACACCCTACCTGGATGCCTGGTTCCTCCTGTTTTGTCGAACATGCATCTATGCCAACAGTGCTATAAATCCTGTGATATACAATGCTATGTCTCAGAAATTTCGCTCAGCATTTCGCGGGCTTTACCGTTGCCAGCGGCCGGAAGGAACTCAGAGAATGCTGTCATTGATCCAGACTGGCTTCAGCACTGTCCGAGACCCCCAAACTTTCCAGCCTAATAGCAGTGGAACCAATGAAAAGTCAAGGAGAGCCACCTTGAATAGTTCCACTAATGTAACTTCAAAGCAGAATGGAAGCGGCCATCCAGAGACAGTCACTGGAAAGAAAGTAGACCATCACCCTGACAGCCCAGCCACTTTCAACTTTGCTGTGGGTTTGGTTGAGATATCACCAAGTTATAATGAGGAACTGAATCAGCGTTCAAATTGTGCAGACAGACATACAACAAATAATGAAGAGGacaacatataa